One part of the Borreliella afzelii genome encodes these proteins:
- the nusA gene encoding transcription termination factor NusA, translating into MIKGTGHMIVSIANDRSMSIESIRKTIKESVLIAYKKYFGSNENAFIKFDDDTGDLIVYAKKKIVEEVKDSLLEILEKDISRENIVEGDYAYIEINPKVFDRLSIQVAKQRTKNDLQGIEDNEILSEFKSKLNKVVIGYVQQNRNGDLYVNLGNTDGIIPKKYQSPREVYSLNDKIRVLVYNVKKGKNGIEVILSRTHPKFIEELLALEIPEIEEGIIKIHKIVRDPGYRIKVAVYSEKEEIDPVGPCIGQKGVRIQSIIKELEGEKIDIIPYSKDIKEFIKDSLTPSKIEHVYILDEDLHKALVVVSDDQLSLAIGKMGQNVRLANRLLDWAIDVKTSSQFAEMKANSEFKQETLEMFDKVMQDVVEEEQFEEISKISDLKLLDSSVISNLSKEGLNDINNFLQADEGLLFNLGVSYEKQEEINKILKEGMIIIANDNGESMEKVEEDEELLCPECGVVINENMTSCPGCKIGLSFEFEEE; encoded by the coding sequence ATGATAAAGGGCACGGGACATATGATTGTAAGTATTGCAAATGATCGCAGTATGAGTATAGAGTCTATTAGAAAAACAATTAAAGAATCGGTATTGATAGCGTATAAAAAGTATTTTGGAAGTAATGAGAATGCTTTTATTAAGTTTGATGATGATACGGGAGATTTAATAGTTTATGCAAAAAAGAAAATTGTAGAAGAGGTAAAAGATTCTTTGCTTGAAATATTAGAGAAAGATATCTCAAGGGAAAATATTGTAGAAGGCGATTATGCTTACATTGAAATTAATCCTAAAGTTTTTGATAGGCTTTCTATTCAGGTTGCAAAACAAAGAACCAAAAATGATTTGCAAGGAATTGAGGATAATGAGATTTTATCAGAATTTAAAAGCAAGTTGAATAAAGTTGTTATTGGATATGTTCAGCAAAATAGAAATGGTGATCTTTATGTTAATCTTGGTAATACAGATGGTATAATTCCTAAGAAGTATCAGTCGCCAAGAGAAGTTTATAGTCTTAATGATAAAATTAGAGTTTTAGTTTATAATGTCAAAAAAGGTAAAAATGGCATTGAGGTTATTCTTTCTAGAACCCATCCAAAGTTTATTGAAGAGCTTTTGGCACTTGAAATTCCTGAAATTGAAGAAGGTATTATTAAGATTCATAAAATAGTTCGTGATCCAGGTTACAGAATCAAAGTCGCTGTTTATTCTGAAAAAGAAGAGATTGATCCTGTTGGTCCTTGTATAGGACAAAAAGGAGTCAGAATTCAATCTATAATTAAGGAACTTGAAGGAGAAAAAATCGATATTATCCCTTATAGTAAAGACATTAAAGAATTCATAAAGGATTCTTTGACTCCTTCTAAGATAGAGCATGTTTATATTCTTGACGAGGATTTACATAAGGCTTTAGTAGTTGTTAGCGATGATCAACTTTCCCTTGCTATAGGTAAAATGGGCCAAAATGTTAGACTTGCTAATAGACTTCTTGACTGGGCTATTGATGTTAAAACCAGCAGTCAATTTGCAGAAATGAAAGCCAATTCAGAGTTTAAGCAAGAAACACTCGAAATGTTTGATAAAGTTATGCAAGATGTTGTTGAAGAGGAACAATTTGAGGAGATTAGTAAAATAAGTGATCTTAAATTGCTCGATTCTTCTGTGATTTCTAATTTATCAAAAGAGGGGCTTAATGATATTAACAATTTTTTACAAGCAGATGAGGGATTGCTTTTTAATCTTGGCGTAAGTTATGAAAAACAAGAAGAAATTAACAAAATATTAAAAGAGGGAATGATAATAATTGCTAATGACAATGGTGAGTCTATGGAAAAGGTGGAAGAAGATGAAGAGCTTCTTTGTCCTGAATGTGGTGTTGTTATTAATGAAAATATGACCTCCTGTCCGGGTTGTAAAATAGGGCTTAGTTTTGAGTTTGAGGAGGAGTAA
- the rimP gene encoding ribosome maturation factor RimP: MIKCFDKNNEVYNLIKNLTERLNVEILEINIFRNKNGGKIQIVLYSKNFSLGIDLMTDLHKMILLILEANLKYSFILELSTPGIDRRIKSDKEFQIFEGKKIKLMLDNEFEEGFILEAKSKSFIFKTDSKELNVFYSDVKKARLV; the protein is encoded by the coding sequence TTGATTAAATGTTTTGACAAAAATAATGAAGTTTATAATTTGATAAAAAATTTAACAGAACGTTTAAATGTTGAAATATTAGAAATTAATATCTTTAGAAATAAAAATGGTGGAAAGATCCAAATAGTTCTTTATAGCAAAAATTTTTCTTTAGGTATTGATTTGATGACTGATTTGCATAAGATGATTTTATTAATTTTGGAAGCAAATCTTAAATATAGTTTTATTTTAGAACTTTCTACACCAGGAATAGACAGAAGAATAAAAAGTGACAAAGAGTTTCAAATTTTTGAAGGTAAAAAGATTAAGTTAATGTTAGATAATGAATTTGAAGAGGGTTTTATATTAGAAGCAAAATCCAAAAGTTTTATTTTTAAAACAGATAGTAAAGAATTAAATGTTTTTTATAGCGATGTTAAGAAGGCCAGATTAGTTTAA
- the pnp gene encoding polyribonucleotide nucleotidyltransferase, whose protein sequence is MRKILKLKIGRDELVFETGFMAKQANGSVLATYGGSSVLATVCCSNNVREDLDFVPLSVEYNEKYYAAGKIPGGFIKREGKPKDKEILVSRLIDRPMRPLFDKRFGREIQVIPTTLATDQLNPPDIVGMNAAFTAVFLSDIPFNGPIAAVRMVYLNGKFIVNPSFEEIHNSDLDIVVAGSLNGITMVEGGANEVSEDILLSAIDSAHEYIKQICNAQKEFLDIVGEKEKLPLAFEEKIFEFKEELRDFIYADLKEACFVKGKLNRDKAITLLRNKSYEHFSSLEKLDDSNESLFYKAFDDFEKEIVRNSILNDKIRTDGRTPNEIRDILAEVDILSRTHGSSLFTRGETQALAVTTLGTSIDEQIMDDIDGDKRLNFMLHYNFPPFSVGETGRLMTGRREIGHGHLAQRALESMIPGKNDFPYTIRVVSEILESNGSSSMATVCAGSMSLMSAGVPVKRQVAGIAMGLISEGDKYVVLSDILGEEDHLGDMDFKVAGTENGITGFQMDIKIENVTKQLMRDALEQARVGRIHILSIMNSVISNSRVGISKYAPKIIQLQIDIDKISLVIGSTGKTVKAITDEFEVKVQIEQNGKIILFGDDDFKMQKAKEKIESIVREPKVGEIYEGIVKKINSFGAFIELTPTKEGFLSTRLKSRDSKYGSGRFGHGNRYSRFGSGGDNIRGNAGLVRPPKLEEGQRIKVRIVDIDKFGKIDLEIVRDKDY, encoded by the coding sequence TTGAGGAAAATATTAAAGTTGAAAATAGGTAGAGACGAGTTGGTGTTTGAGACGGGATTTATGGCCAAGCAGGCTAATGGATCGGTTCTTGCAACTTATGGAGGATCTTCGGTTCTTGCGACTGTTTGTTGTTCAAATAATGTGAGAGAAGATTTAGATTTTGTCCCGCTTTCTGTTGAATATAATGAGAAATATTATGCAGCTGGTAAGATTCCAGGAGGATTTATTAAAAGAGAAGGAAAGCCAAAGGATAAAGAAATACTTGTTTCTAGGTTAATAGATAGACCAATGAGACCTCTTTTTGATAAAAGATTTGGTCGAGAAATTCAAGTAATTCCTACGACTTTGGCTACAGATCAACTCAATCCCCCTGATATTGTTGGAATGAACGCCGCTTTTACAGCAGTTTTTTTGTCAGATATTCCGTTTAATGGTCCAATTGCAGCTGTTAGAATGGTTTATTTGAATGGTAAGTTTATAGTAAATCCTTCGTTTGAAGAGATTCATAATTCTGATCTTGATATTGTTGTTGCAGGAAGTTTAAATGGAATTACAATGGTAGAAGGCGGTGCTAATGAGGTTAGTGAAGATATTTTGTTGTCAGCAATAGACAGTGCACATGAATATATTAAACAAATTTGCAATGCTCAAAAAGAATTTTTAGATATTGTAGGGGAGAAGGAAAAACTTCCTTTAGCTTTTGAAGAAAAAATATTTGAATTTAAAGAGGAGCTTAGGGATTTTATTTATGCCGATCTTAAAGAAGCTTGTTTTGTTAAAGGAAAGCTTAATAGAGATAAAGCCATAACTTTGCTGCGAAATAAATCTTATGAGCATTTTTCTTCTCTTGAGAAATTGGATGATAGTAATGAGTCTCTTTTTTATAAAGCTTTTGATGATTTTGAGAAGGAGATTGTTAGAAATTCTATTCTTAATGATAAGATTAGGACAGACGGTAGAACGCCCAATGAAATAAGAGATATTCTTGCAGAAGTTGATATTTTAAGTAGAACACATGGATCTTCACTTTTTACAAGAGGAGAGACGCAAGCTTTAGCTGTAACTACTCTTGGTACAAGCATTGATGAGCAAATAATGGATGATATCGATGGTGATAAGCGTCTTAATTTTATGCTTCATTACAATTTTCCTCCATTTTCAGTTGGTGAGACTGGTAGGCTTATGACTGGTAGGCGTGAGATTGGCCACGGCCATTTAGCTCAAAGAGCTTTAGAATCAATGATTCCGGGAAAAAACGATTTTCCGTATACTATTAGAGTAGTTTCTGAGATTTTAGAATCTAACGGATCTTCTTCAATGGCTACTGTTTGTGCTGGAAGCATGTCTTTAATGTCTGCGGGGGTTCCTGTTAAAAGGCAAGTTGCAGGAATAGCCATGGGGCTTATTAGCGAAGGGGATAAATATGTAGTTCTAAGTGATATTCTTGGGGAAGAGGATCATTTGGGTGATATGGACTTTAAAGTGGCTGGTACAGAAAATGGGATTACTGGCTTTCAAATGGATATTAAGATTGAAAATGTTACTAAGCAGTTAATGAGAGATGCTCTTGAGCAGGCAAGAGTAGGTAGGATACACATACTGTCTATTATGAATTCTGTAATTTCGAATTCAAGAGTTGGTATATCTAAATATGCTCCCAAAATTATTCAACTGCAAATTGATATTGATAAGATATCCCTTGTGATAGGATCTACTGGAAAAACTGTTAAGGCTATAACAGATGAATTTGAAGTTAAGGTTCAAATTGAGCAAAATGGAAAGATTATTCTTTTTGGTGATGATGATTTTAAAATGCAAAAGGCTAAAGAAAAAATAGAGAGTATTGTAAGAGAACCAAAAGTAGGTGAAATTTACGAAGGAATAGTTAAAAAGATTAATAGCTTTGGAGCTTTTATTGAACTTACTCCTACAAAGGAAGGATTTTTAAGTACTCGCTTGAAATCTAGAGACAGCAAGTATGGTTCTGGAAGATTTGGGCATGGTAATAGATATTCTAGATTTGGTAGTGGTGGAGACAATATAAGGGGCAATGCAGGATTAGTTCGACCTCCAAAATTAGAAGAAGGGCAGCGAATTAAAGTTAGAATAGTTGATATAGATAAATTTGGGAAAATTGATCTTGAAATTGTTAGAGATAAAGATTATTAA
- the truB gene encoding tRNA pseudouridine(55) synthase TruB yields the protein MENGFLLINKEQGKTSFETLFPIKKYFNTNHVGHAGILDKFASGILIALVGKYTKLANYFMSLDKEYVAEFRFGLETDTLDPNGRIVNKTDYIPNLEDIDLKLKDFVGEIYQSPPRFSSVHINGSRAYKLALNGKFFEIKKRRVNVYDIQRLSYDFSSSLLSLKISCSKGTYIRSIARDLAYSLNSCAYVSSLKRTKVGIFRLEDSTLCKNLSKASLISLESLKSFEKVCIDSSKISLVKNGAYVEIQININEFKILKSREGEILAVIKGIDLNKYKYVIIF from the coding sequence TTGGAAAATGGATTCCTTTTAATTAATAAAGAACAAGGCAAAACTTCTTTTGAAACTCTTTTTCCTATAAAAAAATATTTTAATACAAATCATGTTGGGCATGCTGGTATACTTGATAAATTTGCAAGTGGAATTTTGATTGCTCTTGTAGGAAAATATACAAAGCTTGCAAACTATTTCATGTCTTTAGATAAAGAGTATGTAGCAGAATTTAGATTTGGATTAGAAACAGATACTCTTGATCCAAATGGAAGAATAGTTAATAAAACAGATTATATTCCTAATTTAGAGGATATAGATTTAAAGCTTAAAGATTTTGTGGGAGAGATTTATCAAAGCCCCCCTAGATTTTCTTCTGTTCATATTAATGGTAGCAGAGCTTATAAACTTGCTTTGAATGGAAAGTTTTTTGAAATTAAAAAACGAAGAGTAAATGTTTATGATATTCAAAGATTAAGCTATGATTTTAGCTCTTCTTTGCTTAGTTTGAAAATAAGTTGTTCAAAAGGTACTTATATTAGGAGTATTGCAAGAGATTTGGCTTATTCTTTAAATTCTTGTGCGTATGTTAGTAGTTTAAAAAGAACTAAGGTGGGTATATTTAGATTAGAAGATTCTACATTGTGTAAAAATTTAAGCAAAGCCTCCTTAATTAGCCTGGAATCTTTAAAAAGTTTTGAAAAGGTTTGCATTGATTCTAGTAAGATAAGTCTTGTTAAAAATGGTGCTTACGTTGAAATTCAAATCAATATTAATGAATTTAAGATTTTGAAATCCAGAGAAGGGGAAATATTAGCGGTCATTAAAGGAATAGATTTGAATAAATATAAATATGTTATTATATTTTAA
- a CDS encoding ComF family protein, with product MSYLNVLKSIFLPFCVFCRKRYVSSDALCDQCKSLFNFKIKFDENLLYFFEYKEHYKSLILSYKRDGQKSIGRFLASGIAKYLSNIDFDQIVTVPCSFKRKLFYGFDHMEYIGILLSRFGFNYINVFSRKYGKSQKLMKGNLRFTNLENKVKLRSKYKNFQFKKIVLLDDIVTTGTSMCICEDLIIQFGADKIIKLSLAKSYNLV from the coding sequence ATGAGCTATTTAAATGTTTTAAAAAGTATATTTTTGCCTTTTTGTGTTTTTTGTAGAAAAAGATATGTATCTTCTGATGCTCTTTGTGATCAATGTAAGTCACTTTTTAATTTTAAAATTAAATTTGATGAGAATTTGCTTTATTTTTTTGAATATAAAGAGCATTATAAATCTTTAATTTTGTCTTATAAAAGAGATGGTCAAAAGTCTATTGGTAGATTTTTAGCAAGTGGAATCGCTAAATATTTAAGTAATATTGATTTTGATCAAATAGTAACCGTTCCTTGTAGTTTTAAAAGAAAATTATTTTATGGGTTTGATCACATGGAATATATTGGTATTTTATTAAGCCGTTTTGGTTTTAATTATATAAATGTTTTTTCAAGAAAGTATGGAAAAAGTCAAAAGTTAATGAAAGGGAATCTTAGATTTACAAATCTTGAAAATAAAGTTAAATTAAGATCAAAGTATAAAAATTTTCAATTTAAAAAGATTGTTTTGCTTGATGATATTGTTACTACAGGAACATCTATGTGTATTTGTGAAGATCTTATTATACAATTTGGAGCCGATAAGATTATAAAGCTTTCGTTGGCCAAATCTTATAATTTGGTTTAA
- the infB gene encoding translation initiation factor IF-2 has translation MSKNIDDKNEDGKKIKIIKLRKKVVKIVTHNDLSGKNNPSGSTDLHKHNNKIEYSHSRDGRTGGYSQNRDGRTGGYSQNRDGRTGGYSQNRDGRTGGYSQNRDGRTGGYSQNRDGRTGGYSQNRDGRTGGYSQNRDGRTGGYSQNRDGRTGGYSQNRDGRTGGGYSQNRDSLTSQYQGSTKKTYVAKNNTQNKYTTSVSFRRVIKTKVPSIVSSASSTDSENSKELNRKLGEKKKQQQESQKSYKRKKAETESKTIEQKVFEQLQKKKRENLANPIPKSIDIMGSITVSDLARKMNLKSSDLIAKLMALGVMVTINEKIDSDTATILVEEYGSKVNVVSIYDETVIEEEVEDQSKRIEKPPVITIMGHVDHGKTRLLSVLQNIDINQTESGGITQHIGAYTIVYNSREITFLDTPGHEAFTMMRSRGAQVTDIVVLVVSAIDGVMPQTIEAINHAKEANVPIIVAINKIDLPDSNPDKIKHQLSEYDLVPEDWGGDTIFVLISALKNIGISELLDMILLQADMMLLKANPSKRAIGKVLDAKIDLGRGIVCSVIIEDGTLYVGDSFVGGACYGKVKALINDKGVSVKSVGPAKAISVLGFSSMPQAGDPFQVTKTEKEAKLISSKRQDLKKYESSKNVKKVTMLNLYDSIKEGTLKELKIILKADVQGSVEALKNSLEKLTNDEVRVRVVHSSAGVITETDISFASASDAIVIGFHVRPTVKAQILADQEKVEIRKYNVIYDAISDVKSVLEGMLEPDVEQQFIGFAEVRAVINVPKVGVIAGCYVSRGLIKRDAITNVMRDGLQIHSGKISSLKRFKDDVKEVAEQYECGIMIDNYANIKEGDIIEAFEVKKVKKTFKT, from the coding sequence TTGTCGAAAAATATTGATGATAAAAATGAAGATGGTAAAAAAATTAAGATTATTAAGTTAAGGAAGAAGGTGGTAAAAATTGTAACACATAACGATTTGAGTGGTAAAAATAATCCAAGTGGTTCTACTGATTTGCATAAGCACAACAATAAAATTGAATATTCGCACAGCAGGGACGGTAGAACTGGTGGGTATTCACAAAATAGGGACGGTAGAACTGGCGGGTATTCACAAAATAGGGACGGTAGAACTGGTGGATATTCACAAAACAGGGATGGTAGAACTGGCGGGTATTCACAAAATAGGGATGGTAGAACTGGTGGGTATTCACAAAATAGGGACGGTAGAACTGGTGGATATTCACAAAACAGGGACGGTAGAACTGGTGGGTATTCACAAAATAGGGACGGTAGAACCGGTGGATATTCACAAAATAGGGACGGTAGAACTGGTGGATATTCACAAAATAGGGACGGTAGAACCGGTGGTGGGTATTCACAAAATAGGGATAGTTTAACTTCTCAATATCAAGGTTCGACAAAAAAAACATATGTTGCCAAAAATAACACCCAAAATAAGTATACTACTTCTGTGTCTTTTAGAAGAGTTATAAAAACCAAAGTTCCTTCTATTGTTAGCAGTGCATCTTCAACAGATTCTGAGAATAGTAAAGAGTTAAATCGTAAGCTTGGTGAAAAGAAAAAACAACAACAAGAAAGTCAAAAAAGCTATAAGAGGAAAAAAGCAGAAACTGAGAGCAAAACAATTGAGCAAAAGGTTTTTGAGCAACTTCAAAAAAAGAAAAGAGAAAATTTAGCTAACCCTATTCCAAAATCAATTGATATTATGGGTAGCATTACTGTTTCTGATCTTGCAAGAAAAATGAATTTAAAATCCTCTGATTTGATTGCTAAATTAATGGCTTTGGGCGTAATGGTGACTATTAACGAAAAGATAGATTCTGATACAGCAACTATTTTAGTTGAAGAATATGGTTCAAAAGTTAATGTTGTTTCTATTTATGATGAAACGGTTATAGAAGAAGAGGTGGAGGATCAGAGTAAAAGAATTGAAAAGCCACCTGTTATTACAATAATGGGACATGTTGATCATGGTAAAACCAGACTACTTTCCGTGCTTCAAAATATAGATATAAATCAAACAGAGTCTGGCGGTATTACTCAGCATATTGGAGCTTATACTATTGTATATAATAGTCGAGAAATAACATTTTTAGATACCCCTGGCCATGAAGCTTTCACTATGATGAGAAGTCGTGGGGCCCAAGTTACAGATATTGTTGTTCTTGTTGTCTCAGCAATTGATGGTGTTATGCCTCAAACTATTGAGGCTATTAATCATGCAAAAGAAGCAAATGTTCCGATTATTGTTGCTATAAATAAGATTGATTTGCCAGATTCAAATCCTGATAAGATTAAACATCAGCTTTCAGAATATGACTTAGTACCTGAGGATTGGGGAGGAGACACTATTTTTGTGTTGATTTCTGCTCTTAAAAATATAGGAATTTCTGAACTTCTTGATATGATTCTTTTGCAGGCAGATATGATGTTATTAAAGGCAAACCCATCTAAAAGAGCTATTGGAAAAGTACTTGATGCCAAGATTGATTTGGGGCGCGGAATAGTTTGTTCTGTTATTATTGAGGATGGAACACTTTATGTGGGAGATTCTTTTGTAGGTGGAGCGTGCTATGGTAAAGTTAAGGCATTAATTAATGATAAGGGTGTTTCTGTTAAGAGCGTTGGACCTGCTAAGGCTATTAGTGTTTTAGGATTTTCTTCAATGCCTCAGGCTGGGGATCCTTTTCAAGTAACTAAAACTGAGAAAGAAGCAAAATTAATCAGCTCCAAAAGACAGGATCTTAAAAAGTATGAATCTTCTAAAAATGTAAAGAAAGTTACCATGTTAAATCTTTATGATTCAATCAAAGAAGGAACACTTAAGGAGCTTAAAATAATTTTAAAAGCAGATGTTCAAGGCTCAGTCGAGGCTTTAAAGAATTCTCTTGAAAAATTAACAAACGATGAGGTTCGAGTAAGAGTTGTGCATTCATCAGCGGGTGTAATAACTGAAACAGATATTAGCTTTGCTTCAGCAAGCGATGCTATTGTTATTGGGTTTCATGTAAGACCTACTGTAAAAGCGCAAATACTTGCAGATCAGGAAAAAGTTGAGATTAGAAAGTATAATGTTATTTATGATGCTATAAGTGATGTCAAATCAGTTCTTGAGGGGATGCTTGAACCAGATGTTGAACAGCAGTTTATTGGCTTTGCTGAAGTGCGAGCTGTAATTAATGTCCCTAAAGTTGGGGTAATAGCTGGTTGCTATGTTTCTCGGGGGCTAATAAAACGAGATGCGATTACTAATGTGATGAGAGATGGTTTACAGATTCATTCTGGTAAAATTTCATCTTTAAAGAGATTTAAAGATGATGTTAAAGAGGTTGCTGAGCAATATGAGTGTGGTATTATGATTGATAATTATGCTAACATTAAAGAAGGAGATATAATTGAAGCATTTGAGGTAAAAAAGGTAAAAAAAACTTTTAAAACTTAG
- the rpsO gene encoding 30S ribosomal protein S15 produces MIDKKQKQKIVSEFGKNEGDTGSVGVQIALITGRIKYLTEHLKINKKDHSSKRGLLKLVGQRRSLLQYYQKKDLEAYRALISKLGLRK; encoded by the coding sequence ATGATAGATAAAAAGCAAAAGCAAAAAATAGTTTCTGAATTTGGAAAAAATGAAGGTGATACTGGATCTGTTGGGGTTCAAATCGCACTTATTACAGGTAGAATAAAGTATTTAACTGAACATTTAAAGATAAATAAAAAAGACCATAGTTCAAAAAGGGGCTTGTTAAAGTTGGTAGGGCAAAGACGCAGTTTATTGCAGTATTACCAGAAAAAAGATTTAGAAGCTTATAGGGCGTTGATATCTAAACTTGGTCTTAGGAAATAA
- the rbfA gene encoding 30S ribosome-binding factor RbfA yields the protein MYKNIKKFKLESFIAQEIGNLIVSRGIKDPRIHSFLTVVKVEFSKDLINAKVFIGSIKEGASLDNAVKALNNAKGFIQSQIIKRIKVRSTPKLLFVKDDSLSKSFYVNKIIEGLNTIREN from the coding sequence ATGTATAAGAATATAAAAAAGTTTAAACTCGAAAGTTTTATTGCTCAAGAAATTGGCAATTTAATAGTGAGTAGGGGGATTAAAGATCCCAGAATTCATTCATTTTTAACCGTGGTTAAAGTAGAATTTTCAAAAGATTTAATAAATGCTAAGGTATTTATAGGCTCGATCAAGGAAGGCGCTTCTTTGGACAATGCAGTTAAAGCTTTAAATAATGCTAAGGGATTTATTCAAAGTCAAATTATTAAGCGAATTAAAGTTAGAAGTACTCCTAAATTATTGTTTGTTAAGGACGATTCTCTTTCTAAATCATTTTATGTTAATAAGATAATTGAAGGGTTGAATACTATAAGAGAGAATTAA